DNA from Aquaspirillum sp. LM1:
TGATGTTTACCAGCCTGTCCAAGCGCTCCAATGTGCCAGGCATGCGCTCCGGTTTTGTCGCCGGCGACGCCCGCGTGCTGGAAAAATTCCTGCTCTACCGCACTTACCACGGTTCAGCGATGAGCCCGGCCATTCAGGCCGCCAGCGTGGCCGCGTGGGGCGACGAAGCCCACGTCGAGCATAACCGCCAACTGTACGCCGAGAAGTTTGCCGCCGTGACCCCGCTGATTGCCCAGGCGCTGGACGTCAGCTTGCCTGAGGCCAGCTTTTACCTGTGGGCCAAAGTGCCCGGCGACGATGCCGAGTTTGCCCGCGAGCTCTACCGCGAACAGCACGTGACCGTGCTGCCCGGCAGTTTTCTGGCGCGCGATGCCCACGGTGTTAACCCTGGCGCGGGCTATATCCGCATTGCCCTGGTGGCCCCGCTGGCCGACTGCCTGGAAGCCGCCCACCGCGTGGTGGCGTTTGCCCGCAGCCGCGCCTGATGCCTGTTAGGGATACGCTGAGAAAATCGTCATTCCCGCGAAGGCGGGAATCCAGAGTGTTGATTTTGCTGGGTTTTGCTTTTGGCAAACACGATTTTTCTGAATCAATCCGCGCGTCCTTAGCCGTCGGGCGTGTGTTCTTTAAGGAAACGCTGAACAAGTGGTTATCCCCGCGCAGGCGGAAATCCCGGATGTTGATTTTGCCGGGTTTTGCGTGCAGCAAAAACAGTTGTTCTGCATTCATCAGCGTTTCATTAATTGTTCTTTAACTCTGTTCTTTTAGAAGATATTTGCATGTCTGTTCCCATCCGTATCGCCAGAGGCCTTAATACCATGCACCCGATCCAGACCCTGATCGACGAATCCTTTGAAAAACGCGCTGACATCTCGCCGGCCACCGCCTCGCCCGAACTGAAATCTGCGGTGATGCAGGTCATCGACGAGCTCGACACTGGCCGCATCCGCGTGGCGGAAAAGCACGGTGACGAATGGGTGGTGAACCAGTGGGTGAAAAAAGCCGTGCTGCTGTCGTTCCGCATCCGCGACAACGCGCCGATGGCCGGCGGCTGCATGCAGTACTACGACAAGGTGGACACCAAGTTTGCCGACTACACCGAACGTGAATTCCGCGAAGGTGGTTTCCGCGTGGTGCCCAACGCCGTTGCCCGTCGCGGCAGCTTCATCGGCAAGAATGTGGTGCTGATGCCGTCCTACGTGAACATTGGTGCCTATGTGGACGAAGGCACCATGGTGGACACCTGGGCCACCGTCGGTTCGTGCGCGCAAATCGGCAAGAACGTGCATCTGTCCGGTGGCGTGGGCATTGGCGGCGTGCTGGAACCGCTGCAAGCCAACCCGACCATCATCGAAGACAACTGCTTCATCGGCGCGCGCTCGGAAGTGGTGGAAGGCGTGATTGTCGGCGAAGGCTCGGTGATCTCGATGGGCGTGTACATTGGCCAGTCCACCAAGATTTACGACCGCGAAACCGGCGAAGTCAGCTATGGCCGCATCCCGCCGGGCTCGGTGGTGGTGTCGGGCAACCTGCCGTCGGCAGACGGTAGCCACAGCCTGTACTGCGCGGTGATCGTCAAGAAAGTGGACGCCAAGACCCGCGCCAAGACCAGCATCAATGAGCTGCTGCGCGGGGTGTAAGCGCTGAGGCGGGCCAGTGTGACGCCAGCCTGTCTGTTATGCCGTTGCAGGTGAAATTGAAAAAAGCCGGTGTTTTCTTGAATGAAAACACCGGCTTTTTTGCTGTCAGCGCGAGATGATGGTGGGAATTTCGCATTCTTTGAAATTTCAGCCGAAGCGCGTAAAAATACGCCACTAGCGTTGCCATGCGCCGCAGTCTTAAAGCATACTCCGATATGACAATTTCCGATCCGTACTGACATGCCCTGTCAGGCTGATGTGGTTTACTTGCCGGGTTACTCTACTTTTTGCGGACTGCCTCATGTCGGTTGACTCACCCAAACACGAAATGCTGGCCAACCGGCTGGCGGAAATCCTGCTCAAGCTCAATCTGGACGAACGGCCCAGCCGTCAGGAGCTGGCCGCAGAGTTCAAGGTGACCGAACGGACCATCTATCGCGACTTGAACCGCCTTGGCAGCATTGTCGAACAACTGCCGGATGGGCGTTACCAGCTGGTGAGCCAATACCGGGGCAAGCTCAAGCCTAAAGACCTGCAATCCTTCGCCCAGCTGGCCGGGGTGGAGCAACTGTTTCCAGAAGCCAGCCCGCAGTTTCTGGTGGCCTTGCTCGATACCCTGTGCCAAGGCAGCCTTCTGGTGCATGGCCACCAATACGAGCGCTTCAAACCTCACGACAAAAGCTTTGATCAATTGAATGAGGCCGTCGCCGGACAACGTGTCTGCCGGCTGACCTATAGCGACAAGCCCCGCGAACTGCACCCCTACCGGCTGATCAACAAAAACGGCATCTGGTATCTGGCCGCCACCGAGCAAGGCCAGCTCAAGGCGTTTGCCTTCAGCCGGATCAGCCAGCTGAAAGTGACCGAGCAGAGCTTTACCCCTGACGCCACGATTCAGGCCAATATCGAAAACGAAGACGACATCTGGTTCAGCCGGGAAAAAACCGAAGTGCTGCTCAGCATCGCCCCCGAAATTGCCTACTATTTCCGCCGCCGCAAGCTGCTGCCCAAGCAGGAACTGGTGCGCGAGCTGGAAAGTGGCGGCTTGATCGTCAGCAGCCAGATCAGCCATGTCGATCAGATCCTGCCGCTGGCCCAGTTCTGGCTGCCGCGCATCCGCGTTGTTGAGCCGGCTTGGCTGCGCGAGCGGCTGGAGACGGTGCTGCGCGATTACCTGGAGCAGAAGTGACCATGCCGGTTGCTGCGCGTCCGTTGCTTTATCAGTGCCCGGCTTGCGGCTGGCGGCATATCGTGACCCCCATCGGCGATGTGCTGCTGGGCGAGCCTGCTGCATGCCTGCACTGTGGCCATCATCCCCTTTCCATCCAGCCGGCCAGTTTGTTTCAGGCTGCGCTCAAGCGTTTACTGGAGTTTCGACAATCATGAGCGAATTGCAAGACCTTGCCCGCAGTATTATTGATGCGATTGTCAAAGATGCACCGGCCACGCTCAGGCTAGTGGTGGGTAGGAAGTGCTTGGTATATATTTTATGACTTATGATATGATTAATGGCATTCTGCATTTTTTACAAGAGCGTGTGCGCGCACCGTCTCTAAACTGATAAGGCCTTGAGTGAAAATGGAAGAGCTGCCTATTTCTGAAAAATTGCCTAACCAATCTATTCATGAGTTACGTAGCCCTCGTATTTCATTAGAAAATGATGTGGTCTTGGCACCTGAAACTCGCCGAATGTTTGAGGAGGCGATTGGCGCTATGCGACATCATAAAACAATTTATACGGACTGGGGGTTTGGTGCAGTTGACCCAATGGGCCGTAACATGATTCTCAACCTGTATGGGCCTCCGGGCACAGGTAAGACATTGGCAGCTGAAGCGCTGGCTGGTACGTTAAAGCGCCAGTACCTACATATTGGCATCTCAGAACTTGAAAGCAAGTATGTAGGTGAAACCGCAAAAAACATCACTGCAGCATTCAAATCTGCTGCAGCTGAAGGCGCTCTGTTGTTTTTTGATGAGGCTGACACTCTGCTGGGTGCGCGCCTTTCCTCTGTTACCCAAGGCATTGATAATGAAATCAATTCGATGCGCTCAACGTTACTGATTGAGTTGGAGCGCTTCGATGGTATTGTTGTTTTTGCGACCAATTTTGCAAAAAACTACGATAACGCTTTTGTTAGCCGTATTCGCTACCATATTGAGTTCAAACTTCCCGATTTAGAAGGGAGAAAACTATTGTGGCAGCGCTTGCTTGTGCCTGGTGTCCCTTTGGCTGAAGATCGTGATTCTATTATTGAGCGCTGTGCCATTGCTTCCGATGGCTTATCTGGCCGAGAGATCCGAACAGTTCTTCGTACAGCGTTCCCTCGCGCCCTTGTTGAGCATGTAGAAAATCCATGTGTTCAATGGAGACATTTTGAGACGGCAATTGCCGATGTGCATGCGGCAAATCGTAATGTTGGTAGTTATAAGCATGTGGTGAGTAATGATAATGTTAGCTCTGATGCTGGGAGAAAATTACTAGGTTTTTCTGATTGATTTCTATTGCATATCTTTTTGGGTGTGCGCAACCATTTATATTGTATGAATTATTGCTAGGGAGTTAGGCATGGGATTTTGGAGCTCAGTAGGGAGTTTTTGTAGCTCAGTTGTCAGTTCAGTTAGCCGAGCAGCCAGTGCAGCCTGGGAGACGACAAAAGACATTGCTAGCAAGGCTGTAGGTTGGATGGCGGAAAAAGCAGAAAGCTTTGTTGATAATGTAAAAGAGGTTTGGCGTACGGTTAAGCCTTATATCGAGCAAACACGCAAAGTATTGCAAACAGCTGCCAAGGTGGTAGGGATACCCTGGCTTAGCTCTGCGTTAACGATGCTCGACAAAGGCTTGGGCGCATTGATTGCATTTGAAGATTCGCCAATTGCCAAAAAAGTTGATGCTGCGATCAAATGGGCGATCGAGTTGGCTCAACGCTGGCAGAAAGCTAAGCCTGGGCAGCAAACCGAGCAAGAGGATGGCCTGCTTTCTGCTGATGAGCTTGAGGTTGCCAAAAAGCATCAGGAAAATCTTCGTTTTGCTGAACGTGAAGTTGTTTCAGAAGACCAACGGCACCAGCTAGAACTGGCATCAGCCATCAATGATTTTGAGATTGCAAAGAAGGACTTGGCAGATACTATTGATGCTGCTCCAACTGATTTTGAGCATTATCTTCGTCTCCGTGCTACACAAAAGCTACTTAATATGGCTGACAAGAAATTCCGTGTAGCAAAAAATGTAGATGACTTGACCGCCGATGATTTGTTCCTTGTGCGCATTGCTTCTGATCTTATTAAAGCAAAGCCAGAGCTTAGTAAGGAGGCTGCTGTACGTTTGGATCGCCTATTAACTGAACGCTATGGTAAAAGGCTTACCCCCTTTGTTTTTGAAGAGCTTATCGCATCATGGGCTAAGCGTGTTGAGGCATTGAAGGAGAAATGGGATGCCAGCAACCGTAGTTATGCCAACGAGAAAATGCTACTAAAAAGATTAGGGCATGCCAAAGAAATTCAAATTGAGCTGTCTGCTGAAGAGTCGGCAGCGCTATCTAGACTTGAGATTGAGGTGCCTGCACAAAAACAGGCGCTTGATGATCTGGATACTCAGCAGCGTGATATCAAGCGCTATGTTGGTGCGGCAGAAGGCTTTTTGCAGTTGTTGGAAAAAACACCTAAACAGATTGAAAAGGAAGATCGTAGCTACTTGCTTGAGGATGGCGCACATATTGGCAAGCTCCTTATTGATTGCGCAGAGAACAACAAAAAGTTTAAAGACTTAGCCGAGGAAGATCAGTCGTTGGTTACTGACTATGCCAATATTTTCCAGAGGGAATCGGAACGTCGTATGAAAGAAATTTTGGAGGTTACTGTATGAACCCGAGTGAAATTCTTGGTTTTTTATTGCCACAATTGAACGACCCTCTACAGATGGTATTTCTTGCCATTATTTTATTAATGATGGGGGTTACCATCATTAGCGCACATCGATCTGCGCATCCTACATCATGGGAAAAGAAATGGAATCGAGGGGCACCTGATAACTCTAGTAATGCTCTGGATATTGAGCATGGCAGTGTAACGGACCTTTGGCATGCCGTGGCAACAGCCCCGGAAAAATTGGCTGAGATTATGCCTGGTATGCTATTAGTTATCGGTTTGTTAGGCACTTTTCTTGGCTTAGGCCTAGCTCTTAATCATGCATCGAATATTCTTGGCCAAGCGGATGCTTTAAGTGCAAGTGGTGCAGCAAATAGCATGCAGGATTTATTAAGCTTGCTGCAAGGGTTGGGCACTAAATTCAAAACATCAACTTGGGGTATTGCTGGATTTGTCTTGCTCAAGATCTGGAGTGAATTGACGCGTTTTGAGGAAAAGCGCCTGACATGGGTTATTGGCAAGGTGAAAATTGAGCTGGAAAACCGAAAACAGGAGCAGTCTTTTGCAGAGGTAGTCAAGCAAAAATCGTTGTTTGACCAAATTGATGGTGCATCCAGTAAAATGGTTTCTGGGTTTGCTGAGCAGATTACTCAATTGATGGAGAGCAATAAATCTTTGCATCAGCATGCCCAGGAATACTCGGATGGGAAAATCAAAGGCATCCGCGATGATCTTGGGCAGATTCGTGCCGTGACTCAGATTACCAGTGCTGCGATGGTTGCTGGGTTTGCTGAGCAGATTGCGCAACTGATGGAGAGCAATAAATCTTTGCATCAACATGCCCAGGAATATTCGGATGGGAAAATCAAGGGCATCCGTGATGATCTTGGGCAGATTCGTGCTGTGACTCAGATTACCAGTGCTGCGATGGTTGCTGGGTTTGCTGAGCAGATTGCTCAACTGATGGAGAGCAATAAATCTTTGCATCAACATGCCCAGGAATATTCGGATGGGAAAATCAAGGGCATCCGTGATGATCTTGGACAGATTTATGCCATGACCCAGATTACCAGCACTGCAATGGCACAGTTTACTGAAGGAACTCAAGGTGTTGTCGAAAATATGGCTGAAGCTGCCCAGCGCATGGCTATGGCATCACAAAGTATGGCAAGTGGTGCTGATAAAGTAGGTGCTGGCGCCAATGAGCTAGTAAGTGCAATTGATGCCTTTAAAAGCCAATTCACTGAAGTGCTTGATAATGTGCGCAAAGACTTGGGGGCCGCAATTCATAATATGAGTACCCAGGCTTCTGAAACATTGGAACGTGGCAGTACGCAACTCGGAAATGCAACAAGAGAGATATCTACTGCTCTTGGTGTATTGTCCTCTGATGTTAAGGACACAATGAGTGAAGTTAAAACTTCCATAAATAAGGCGCTTGAAGCCCAGCTGCGAGCAGCCACTGAATTTACTGTATCTAGTGGATTCTTGAACGAAAATATTGCGGCAACCACTGAGATGGTTCACAAATTGACCCGGCCAATTGAAGATGGATTACGTTCAGTGTCTGAATCTGGTCAACATATGCGGGGAATTGGTCAAAATCTTAAACAATCCATTGACAGCATGGAACAGATTGCCACTAATTTGGTAGAGCTACCTGCTACATTAGAGCCACTGAGAACCTTGCCTAGTAAACAGCAAGAACTGATTTCTGCGCTCTCTCCCTTATGTGCTCTTCCTGCACAGCAGCAGGCGATTCTGGTGGAGCTTCAAAAATTAATTGCTATTAATTTGGTCGAGCTACCTGCTACATTAGAGCCACTGAGAACCTTGCCTAGTAAACAGCAGGAATTGATCTCTGCACTCTCTCCCTTAGGTGCTCTTCCTGCACAGCAGCAGGCGATTCTGGTGGAGCTTCAAAAATTACGGGATGATCTGAATTCATACACTAAAGTAACAAAGCTGGCAGACCCTGTGCTGACTGAAAGCGATTGAACGCCATGAAAGACAAGCCAAGTGAATGGATCGCCATTTCTGACCTCATGGCTGGTGTCATGGCTGTGGTCATGCTACTGCTGGTAGTTTCCGTGTTACAGAAAAGCATGAGTGAAAGACACTATCAGGAAGAGCTGGCCAAAACGAAGGGATCTATGAATGATCCTATCGTCAAGGTAACACAGGCGCTTAGTGAAATGCTTAGCAAGCCTGGAGCAACTGAGTTGATGGCGCTTGATCAGAAGACCAATCGACTCACGCTACGTGATGGCGTATTTACTCGTGGTAGCGCCTGTCTTACCTCTGAGGCCCGAGCTGCTGTTGAGGCAGTGCAAGGCCAATTAGCACAATTTTTGAGGAGCAGCCCGAAGGCACGCATTTTAGTAGAGGGCTATACTGATAACCTACCAGTCAAGCAGCCTGTTACCGATTACCAGCGCTTTTGTACTGTGTATGATGATAATTTTACTCTTTCTGCCGCTCGTGCTCGTGAAGCTCGTCGAGCTTTGGTTGGTACGCTTGATGATCAGGCATTAAAACGTATTGTTGTAGCTGGTTATGGGGAGTCTCGGCCACTTGAGGGGTTACATCCTTCCGACTCGAAAAACCGTCGCGTAGAGGTCCAGTTTGTTATGGACTAAATTCAAATATACCCAAGCGTCACTACTAAAAAACCCAGAGCTAGATTTTTTTTAGTCTCTGGGTTTTTTAACATTTATCTTTATTCGTACTAAAGATAAACGGCCACACATATACGACTCTACCTGTCAGTCCACTCTGTTTTAATTGTTCATGCATCGTGCCTTTGCCAGCCAGCCAGTCTGCTGGTGGCTTTCTGCATTTACCTCAATATCCCGATCAGGAGAGATCATGGACGCCGTAACGCAAAACCAATCTGACAAGCAGTGGTTCTACGAAAGCGAAGGACAGCGCAAGGGCGGTGTGCCCGAGGTAGAAATCATCGCATTGATTAAAGAAGGAAAACTCACCCATGGCGCTGCCGTCTGGTGCAAGGGCATGCCTGACTGGA
Protein-coding regions in this window:
- the dapD gene encoding 2,3,4,5-tetrahydropyridine-2,6-dicarboxylate N-succinyltransferase; the encoded protein is MHPIQTLIDESFEKRADISPATASPELKSAVMQVIDELDTGRIRVAEKHGDEWVVNQWVKKAVLLSFRIRDNAPMAGGCMQYYDKVDTKFADYTEREFREGGFRVVPNAVARRGSFIGKNVVLMPSYVNIGAYVDEGTMVDTWATVGSCAQIGKNVHLSGGVGIGGVLEPLQANPTIIEDNCFIGARSEVVEGVIVGEGSVISMGVYIGQSTKIYDRETGEVSYGRIPPGSVVVSGNLPSADGSHSLYCAVIVKKVDAKTRAKTSINELLRGV
- a CDS encoding YafY family protein, producing MSVDSPKHEMLANRLAEILLKLNLDERPSRQELAAEFKVTERTIYRDLNRLGSIVEQLPDGRYQLVSQYRGKLKPKDLQSFAQLAGVEQLFPEASPQFLVALLDTLCQGSLLVHGHQYERFKPHDKSFDQLNEAVAGQRVCRLTYSDKPRELHPYRLINKNGIWYLAATEQGQLKAFAFSRISQLKVTEQSFTPDATIQANIENEDDIWFSREKTEVLLSIAPEIAYYFRRRKLLPKQELVRELESGGLIVSSQISHVDQILPLAQFWLPRIRVVEPAWLRERLETVLRDYLEQK
- a CDS encoding ATP-binding protein; the encoded protein is MEELPISEKLPNQSIHELRSPRISLENDVVLAPETRRMFEEAIGAMRHHKTIYTDWGFGAVDPMGRNMILNLYGPPGTGKTLAAEALAGTLKRQYLHIGISELESKYVGETAKNITAAFKSAAAEGALLFFDEADTLLGARLSSVTQGIDNEINSMRSTLLIELERFDGIVVFATNFAKNYDNAFVSRIRYHIEFKLPDLEGRKLLWQRLLVPGVPLAEDRDSIIERCAIASDGLSGREIRTVLRTAFPRALVEHVENPCVQWRHFETAIADVHAANRNVGSYKHVVSNDNVSSDAGRKLLGFSD
- a CDS encoding OmpA family protein, whose product is MKDKPSEWIAISDLMAGVMAVVMLLLVVSVLQKSMSERHYQEELAKTKGSMNDPIVKVTQALSEMLSKPGATELMALDQKTNRLTLRDGVFTRGSACLTSEARAAVEAVQGQLAQFLRSSPKARILVEGYTDNLPVKQPVTDYQRFCTVYDDNFTLSAARAREARRALVGTLDDQALKRIVVAGYGESRPLEGLHPSDSKNRRVEVQFVMD